A genomic window from Glaciihabitans sp. INWT7 includes:
- the rho gene encoding transcription termination factor Rho, translated as MTDLTVRAAGTDSIALAKLRLPELQALAAELGLSGSSKLRKGELVDAISEIQNSNASPVASGSVADAPVSDAPVADAAVTDAPVVDAPVAKKRASRRASTSIVDAAAAEAPVIESTQREPRRTAAARSAGKAEPKSVTRHVNGAASGLDRIPGQEAERAAVADSQQTGGLDRIPGQEAERLALADAALSAGLDRIPGQEAERAAVADSQQADGLDRIPGQEAEAEAQADDSQPSRNSRNRNRNRGGDRQQGDASGNGQSNQAAQSNQSNQSNQNGQAAQNGEQSDGQRANGRNANNRNQQNNQGGGQQNGNSRQQGNDRQQGNDRQQQNNNDRNGNNDRNQQQLLEDDDRGGRNRYRDRKRRGAGGNDDFEPEITEDDVLIPVAGILDVLDNYAFVRTSGYLPGNNDVYVSLGQVKKYNLRKGDAVVGAIRQPRENDNSGRQKYNAIVKIDSINGLPIEQAADRVEFGKLTPLYPSERLRLETESGKLTTRIIDLVSPIGKGQRGLIVSPPKAGKTLVLQAIANAIAKNNPEVHLMVVLVDERPEEVTDMQRTVKGEVIASTFDRPAEDHTTVAELAIERAKRLVELGHDVVVLLDSITRLGRAYNLAAPASGRILSGGVDSSALYPPKRFFGAARNIEDGGSLTILATALVETGSKMDEVIFEEFKGTGNMELRLSRQLADKRIFPAVDVNASGTRREEMLMGVDETKINWKLRRALAGLETQQALELVLTQLKDTSSNVEFLMKIQKSLPGASGSKED; from the coding sequence GTGACTGACCTCACTGTCCGTGCCGCAGGTACAGACTCCATCGCCCTCGCCAAACTCCGCCTTCCTGAGCTCCAGGCTCTCGCGGCAGAGCTCGGCCTCAGTGGCTCGTCCAAACTTCGTAAAGGAGAACTCGTGGATGCCATCTCCGAGATCCAGAACAGCAACGCAAGCCCCGTCGCGTCCGGATCGGTCGCTGACGCACCGGTATCTGACGCACCGGTAGCCGACGCAGCGGTCACCGATGCGCCGGTCGTCGACGCACCGGTCGCCAAGAAGCGGGCCTCGCGCCGCGCCAGCACCTCGATCGTGGATGCTGCCGCCGCCGAAGCTCCCGTCATCGAATCGACACAGCGCGAACCGCGCCGGACGGCAGCAGCCCGATCCGCCGGGAAGGCGGAGCCGAAGTCGGTCACCCGCCACGTGAACGGCGCGGCGAGCGGTCTCGACCGCATCCCGGGCCAGGAAGCCGAGCGGGCCGCCGTCGCGGACTCGCAGCAGACGGGCGGACTCGACCGAATCCCCGGCCAGGAAGCCGAGCGCCTCGCTCTGGCCGACGCCGCACTCTCCGCCGGTCTCGACCGCATCCCCGGCCAGGAGGCCGAGCGGGCTGCCGTCGCGGACTCGCAGCAGGCCGATGGTCTCGACCGCATCCCGGGCCAGGAGGCCGAAGCCGAGGCGCAGGCCGATGACTCCCAGCCCTCACGCAACTCGCGCAACCGCAACCGAAACCGCGGCGGAGATCGCCAGCAGGGCGACGCCTCGGGCAACGGCCAGAGCAACCAAGCTGCCCAGAGCAACCAGAGCAACCAGAGCAACCAGAACGGCCAGGCTGCCCAGAACGGTGAGCAGTCCGATGGACAGCGCGCCAACGGTCGCAATGCGAACAACCGCAACCAGCAGAACAACCAGGGTGGTGGCCAGCAGAACGGCAACTCCCGCCAGCAGGGCAACGACCGCCAGCAGGGCAACGACCGCCAGCAGCAGAACAACAACGACCGCAACGGCAACAACGACCGCAACCAGCAGCAGCTGCTCGAGGACGACGACCGCGGCGGTCGCAACCGCTACCGTGACCGCAAGCGCCGTGGCGCCGGCGGTAATGACGACTTCGAGCCCGAGATCACCGAGGATGACGTGCTCATCCCGGTTGCCGGCATCCTCGACGTGCTCGACAACTACGCCTTCGTGCGCACGAGCGGCTACCTGCCGGGCAACAACGACGTCTACGTCTCGCTCGGCCAGGTGAAGAAATACAACCTGCGCAAGGGCGATGCGGTGGTCGGAGCCATCCGCCAGCCGCGCGAGAACGACAACTCCGGTCGCCAGAAGTACAACGCGATCGTGAAGATCGACTCGATCAACGGACTTCCCATCGAGCAGGCCGCGGACCGTGTCGAGTTCGGCAAGCTGACCCCGCTCTACCCCTCGGAGCGCCTGCGCCTCGAGACCGAGTCCGGCAAGCTCACCACCCGCATCATCGACCTCGTGTCGCCGATCGGCAAGGGTCAGCGCGGCCTCATCGTCTCGCCGCCCAAGGCCGGCAAGACGCTCGTGCTTCAGGCCATCGCCAACGCCATCGCCAAGAACAACCCTGAGGTACACCTCATGGTCGTGCTGGTCGACGAGCGTCCGGAGGAAGTCACCGACATGCAGCGCACGGTCAAGGGTGAGGTCATCGCCTCCACCTTCGACCGCCCCGCAGAGGACCACACCACCGTCGCCGAGCTCGCCATCGAGCGCGCAAAGCGTCTCGTGGAGCTCGGTCACGACGTCGTCGTGCTGCTCGACTCGATCACCCGCCTCGGCCGCGCCTACAACCTGGCTGCTCCGGCCTCCGGGCGCATCCTGTCCGGCGGTGTCGACTCCTCGGCTCTCTACCCGCCGAAGCGTTTCTTCGGCGCCGCACGCAACATCGAGGACGGTGGATCGCTCACGATCCTCGCCACTGCGCTCGTGGAGACCGGATCCAAGATGGACGAGGTCATCTTCGAGGAGTTCAAGGGCACCGGGAACATGGAACTTCGCCTGTCACGTCAGCTCGCTGACAAGCGCATCTTCCCGGCCGTCGACGTGAACGCCTCCGGCACCCGTCGCGAGGAGATGCTCATGGGCGTCGACGAGACGAAGATCAACTGGAAGCTCCGTCGGGCACTCGCCGGACTCGAGACCCAGCAGGCCCTCGAACTCGTGCTCACGCAGCTGAAGGACACCTCGTCGAACGTCGAGTTCCTCATGAAGATCCAGAAGTCGCTTCCGGGCGCATCCGGGTCGAAAGAGGACTAA
- the prfA gene encoding peptide chain release factor 1, with protein sequence MADSGVFESVKTLLVEHADLQEQLADPELHSNPAKSKKVNRRYAELSRIVDAYNRWMALTDDFEAATEMAADDESFAEELPNIKSELDVMEERLRRLLIPRDPNDGRDVIMEIKMGEGGAESALFAGDLLRMYLHYAESKKWKTEIIEQTSSDLGGIKDVQLAIKGNSTDPAEGVWAHLKYEGGVHRVQRVPATESQGRIHTSAAGVLVFPEVDEPEEVEISQNDLKIDVYRSSGPGGQSVNTTDSAVRITHLPTGIVVAMQNEKSQLQNREAGMRVLRARVLARQQEEIDAAASVVRKSQIRTMDRSERIRTYNFPENRIADHRTGYKAYNLDAVMNGALEPVIQSDIEADEESRLEALAGDAE encoded by the coding sequence ATGGCAGACTCCGGTGTCTTCGAGTCGGTGAAGACCCTCCTGGTCGAGCATGCGGACCTTCAGGAACAGCTTGCCGACCCCGAACTCCACTCCAACCCGGCAAAGTCGAAGAAGGTCAATCGGCGCTATGCCGAGCTCAGCCGCATCGTCGACGCCTACAACCGGTGGATGGCGCTCACCGACGACTTCGAGGCTGCCACCGAGATGGCGGCAGACGACGAATCCTTCGCGGAGGAGCTTCCGAACATCAAGTCGGAGCTCGACGTGATGGAGGAGCGCCTTCGCCGGCTGCTGATCCCGCGGGACCCCAACGACGGTCGTGACGTGATCATGGAGATCAAGATGGGGGAGGGCGGGGCAGAGTCCGCGCTCTTCGCCGGCGATCTGCTGCGCATGTACCTGCACTATGCGGAGTCCAAGAAGTGGAAGACCGAGATCATCGAGCAGACCTCGAGCGACCTCGGCGGCATCAAAGACGTTCAGCTCGCCATCAAGGGCAACTCGACCGACCCTGCCGAGGGCGTCTGGGCGCACCTCAAGTACGAGGGCGGGGTGCACCGCGTGCAGCGCGTGCCCGCGACCGAGTCGCAGGGGCGCATCCACACCTCTGCAGCGGGCGTGCTCGTGTTCCCCGAGGTGGATGAGCCGGAAGAGGTCGAGATCAGCCAGAACGATCTCAAGATCGACGTCTATCGCTCTAGCGGCCCGGGCGGCCAGTCGGTGAACACCACAGACTCCGCTGTGCGCATCACCCACCTTCCCACCGGCATCGTCGTGGCCATGCAGAACGAGAAATCGCAGCTGCAGAACCGTGAGGCCGGCATGCGCGTGCTTCGGGCCCGCGTGCTCGCACGCCAGCAGGAGGAGATCGACGCCGCGGCATCCGTCGTGCGCAAGAGCCAGATCCGCACGATGGACCGGTCCGAGCGCATCCGCACGTACAATTTTCCCGAGAACCGGATCGCCGACCACCGCACGGGTTACAAGGCCTACAACCTCGACGCCGTGATGAATGGTGCGCTCGAGCCGGTCATCCAGAGCGATATCGAAGCGGATGAAGAGTCGCGTCTCGAAGCCCTGGCCGGAGATGCCGAGTAG
- the prmC gene encoding peptide chain release factor N(5)-glutamine methyltransferase — MTTPEVSTVSTTLLGAIELLTRAGVPSPDVDAELLVGFVLGMSRGEVQAKAITGTVIAVADAAMITALVERRAAREPLQHITGRAPFRSLELAVGPGVFVPRPETEQVAQFAIDALRSAATPEPIGIDLGTGSGAIALALATEVPHARVYGVENSPEAFIWTRQNFRESGAENARAVFVDLAAALPELDGTVSVVISNPPYIPLGAIPRDPEVRLFDPEHALYGGEDGLDVVRQVSHTARRLLHKGGTLVLEHGELQAAAIAGILASDGWRAIASHPDFLGRDRSTTALR, encoded by the coding sequence ATGACCACTCCAGAAGTCTCCACAGTCTCGACGACGCTCCTAGGCGCCATCGAACTGCTCACCCGTGCGGGTGTTCCCTCGCCAGACGTCGACGCGGAGCTGCTTGTCGGTTTCGTGCTCGGGATGAGTCGGGGTGAGGTGCAGGCGAAGGCCATCACCGGCACCGTGATAGCGGTCGCGGATGCGGCGATGATCACCGCCCTGGTGGAACGTCGCGCGGCCCGGGAGCCGCTGCAGCACATCACCGGGAGGGCGCCGTTCCGGTCTCTCGAGCTCGCCGTCGGACCCGGAGTGTTCGTGCCGCGGCCCGAGACCGAGCAGGTGGCGCAGTTCGCGATCGACGCCCTGCGCTCGGCGGCGACCCCGGAGCCGATCGGCATCGACCTCGGCACCGGCAGCGGCGCGATCGCGCTCGCTCTGGCCACCGAGGTGCCCCATGCCCGGGTCTATGGCGTGGAGAATTCCCCCGAAGCGTTCATCTGGACCCGGCAGAACTTCCGCGAGAGCGGCGCGGAGAACGCTCGCGCTGTGTTCGTGGACCTCGCTGCGGCCCTTCCGGAACTCGACGGCACGGTCTCGGTGGTCATCTCGAATCCGCCCTACATTCCCCTCGGTGCCATCCCGCGCGACCCGGAGGTGCGGCTCTTCGACCCCGAACACGCGCTCTATGGAGGTGAGGACGGGCTGGATGTCGTGCGTCAGGTGTCACACACCGCCCGGCGCCTGCTGCACAAAGGCGGCACCCTCGTGCTGGAGCACGGAGAACTTCAGGCTGCCGCGATTGCGGGCATCCTCGCCTCCGACGGCTGGCGTGCGATCGCCTCCCACCCCGACTTCCTCGGGCGTGACCGCTCGACGACCGCCCTGCGCTGA
- a CDS encoding HAD-IA family hydrolase, whose translation MLLFIFDMDEVLYGYDWQRRMAGMTELTGLSLEQLRERWWHEEGEIAAEAGGFASAEVYLAAFNDAIGFEVTEADWVRIRGSAMEPWRDSIAAVRRAAELGQVTLLTNNGPLTGKYLRDLAPELVSVFGDHLFTSSDYGARKPEPEVFRSVLARYSIDARDAFFADDMRENIDGAASVGITAHHFTDAPALLAAIEAFAEARKD comes from the coding sequence ATGCTGCTCTTCATCTTCGACATGGACGAGGTGCTGTACGGCTACGACTGGCAACGGCGGATGGCTGGCATGACAGAACTCACCGGCCTGTCCCTGGAGCAGTTGCGGGAACGCTGGTGGCATGAAGAGGGCGAGATCGCGGCGGAGGCCGGTGGTTTCGCCTCAGCGGAGGTCTACCTTGCCGCGTTCAACGACGCGATCGGGTTCGAGGTGACCGAAGCCGACTGGGTGCGCATTCGGGGTTCCGCGATGGAGCCCTGGCGTGATTCGATCGCCGCCGTGCGCAGGGCTGCGGAGCTGGGGCAAGTCACGCTGCTGACGAACAACGGCCCCCTGACCGGCAAATACCTGCGGGATCTCGCCCCCGAGCTCGTTTCGGTGTTCGGCGACCACCTCTTCACCTCCTCGGACTACGGAGCGCGCAAGCCCGAACCGGAGGTCTTCCGGAGCGTGCTCGCCCGCTACTCGATCGACGCCCGAGACGCCTTCTTCGCTGACGACATGCGGGAGAATATCGACGGAGCGGCGAGCGTCGGGATCACGGCCCACCATTTCACCGATGCTCCCGCGCTCCTCGCCGCGATCGAAGCATTCGCGGAGGCACGGAAGGACTGA
- a CDS encoding L-threonylcarbamoyladenylate synthase → MTTIYDCSEQDELLTGMRLARVAIGRGELVVFPTDTVYGLAVDAFNTYGVQRLLDAKGRTRQSPPPVLIPGIPTLDALAETVPPEVRALVAEFWPGGLTVILPANPSLDWDLGETGGTVALRMPNNRLVLELLSETGPLAVSSANLTGEIAARTAQDAERMLGDSVEVYLDGGEVGLDYEAAGLGSTIVDATGLIDGGVLKIVRHGVITEARIEAVLEKYSAENAPAEETPEPEAPSEPTENAP, encoded by the coding sequence ATGACGACGATCTATGACTGCTCGGAGCAGGACGAACTTCTCACCGGAATGCGGCTCGCACGGGTCGCCATCGGCCGAGGGGAACTCGTGGTGTTCCCCACCGACACCGTCTACGGCCTTGCCGTCGACGCCTTCAACACCTACGGGGTGCAGCGGCTCCTCGATGCGAAGGGGCGCACGCGGCAGTCGCCTCCGCCGGTGCTCATCCCGGGCATCCCCACCCTGGACGCCCTCGCCGAGACGGTACCGCCGGAGGTGCGCGCGCTCGTGGCGGAGTTCTGGCCGGGCGGTCTCACGGTGATCCTCCCCGCAAACCCCTCCCTCGACTGGGACCTCGGCGAGACCGGGGGAACCGTCGCGCTCCGGATGCCGAACAACCGCCTCGTGCTCGAACTGCTGTCGGAGACCGGGCCGCTCGCGGTGTCCTCTGCGAACCTCACCGGCGAGATAGCGGCCCGCACCGCCCAGGATGCCGAACGGATGCTGGGCGACAGCGTCGAGGTCTACCTCGACGGCGGAGAGGTCGGCCTCGACTACGAAGCGGCCGGACTGGGATCGACGATCGTCGATGCGACCGGCCTGATCGACGGTGGCGTGCTCAAGATCGTGCGACACGGCGTGATCACCGAGGCCCGGATCGAAGCGGTTCTCGAGAAGTACAGCGCCGAGAATGCTCCCGCGGAGGAGACTCCCGAGCCCGAGGCGCCGAGCGAGCCAACCGAGAACGCACCGTGA
- a CDS encoding MraY family glycosyltransferase, which translates to MRFIIYVAAGGLSAVVTFVLATAVARLGMKYRLYPAIRDRDVHKRPTPRLGGIAMFIGILTAFGVASQLPQFHLIFAKPGPIFAILGSALIIVLIGVADDIWDLDWVTKLAGQIIAAGLLAWQGVQLTTLPIVGGVVVLSSYTGLIITVFAIVLVMNAINFIDGLDGLVAGVAIIANGAFFIYSYILVTRSAAAEYFNLALLISAVLIGACVGFLPLNWHPAKLFMGDAGALLVGLLMATSAISVTGQVDLAALQFTKQLVPAFIPILLPLAILVIPLLDFALAIFRRLRAGKSPFSADRKHLHHRLLDMGHSDIHAVLIFYSWTAVVSIGCLRFMFFDAIWGVLFIIVGLVICTAFTLAPLTRRKSVEVSVQLATADNDAEAAASRFDPLDEAAYDAASTDTPTKEAS; encoded by the coding sequence GTGAGATTCATCATCTACGTCGCCGCCGGCGGTCTCTCCGCCGTGGTGACGTTCGTGCTCGCGACAGCGGTCGCGAGGCTGGGCATGAAATACCGGCTTTACCCCGCCATCCGCGACCGGGACGTGCACAAACGCCCCACCCCGCGGCTCGGGGGTATCGCGATGTTCATCGGCATCCTCACCGCCTTCGGGGTCGCCTCCCAGTTGCCCCAGTTCCACCTCATCTTCGCCAAACCGGGCCCCATCTTCGCGATCCTCGGATCGGCCCTCATCATCGTGCTCATCGGTGTCGCCGACGACATCTGGGATCTCGACTGGGTCACCAAACTGGCCGGGCAGATCATCGCAGCCGGCCTCCTCGCCTGGCAGGGCGTGCAGCTGACCACGCTCCCGATCGTCGGGGGAGTGGTAGTGCTCTCGTCCTACACCGGTCTGATCATCACGGTCTTCGCGATCGTGCTCGTGATGAACGCCATCAACTTCATCGACGGGCTGGACGGCCTGGTCGCCGGCGTCGCCATCATCGCCAACGGCGCATTCTTCATCTACAGCTACATCCTCGTGACCCGAAGCGCCGCCGCGGAATACTTCAATCTCGCGTTGCTCATCTCGGCTGTGCTGATCGGAGCCTGCGTGGGCTTCCTTCCGCTGAACTGGCACCCGGCCAAGCTCTTCATGGGGGATGCCGGGGCGCTCCTGGTCGGACTGCTGATGGCCACTTCCGCGATCTCCGTCACCGGTCAGGTGGATCTCGCCGCCCTGCAGTTCACCAAGCAGCTCGTGCCCGCGTTCATCCCGATCCTGCTTCCCCTCGCCATCCTGGTCATTCCGCTGCTCGACTTCGCACTCGCGATCTTCCGCCGCCTTCGGGCGGGCAAGTCTCCATTCAGCGCCGACCGAAAGCACCTCCATCACCGGTTGCTCGACATGGGTCACTCCGACATCCATGCGGTGCTGATCTTCTACTCCTGGACTGCGGTGGTGTCGATCGGGTGCCTGCGGTTCATGTTCTTCGATGCCATCTGGGGCGTGCTGTTCATCATCGTGGGGCTCGTCATCTGTACGGCCTTCACTCTGGCGCCCCTTACCCGTCGAAAGTCCGTCGAGGTCTCCGTTCAGCTCGCCACGGCGGACAACGACGCCGAGGCGGCCGCATCACGGTTCGACCCCCTCGATGAGGCGGCCTACGATGCGGCATCCACCGACACCCCCACGAAGGAAGCATCATGA
- the atpB gene encoding F0F1 ATP synthase subunit A, whose translation MELALLPHALNLILPLASEGDGGGSFVGPSIGEFFPPIIAFAGTPFELNRVMLVRIITTVIVIVVFSLLTRSLKVVPTRWQSVLEFGTDFVRVGIAEDLLGKKDGRRFLPLLMTFFFMILAMNFTGVVPFVNIAGTSVIGVPLLLAAIAYFTWIIAGLRKHPGKFLRNALFPPGVPWPLYIIVTPIELISTFIVRPVTHTLRLLMNMIVGHLLLVLFFLATSFFFFEANGLYKLFGIGTIAFGLAFTVLELLVIVLQAYVFTILTAVYLQLALADEH comes from the coding sequence CTGGAGTTAGCGCTGCTACCCCACGCTCTTAATCTCATCCTCCCACTCGCCAGCGAAGGCGACGGCGGCGGTAGCTTCGTCGGGCCCAGTATCGGTGAGTTCTTCCCGCCGATCATCGCGTTCGCGGGAACGCCCTTCGAGCTCAACCGGGTCATGCTCGTGCGCATCATCACCACGGTCATCGTCATCGTGGTCTTCTCGCTGCTGACCCGTTCGCTCAAGGTCGTTCCGACCCGCTGGCAGAGCGTGCTCGAATTCGGCACGGACTTCGTGCGCGTCGGCATCGCCGAGGACCTGCTCGGCAAGAAGGACGGCCGGCGGTTCCTTCCGCTGCTCATGACCTTCTTCTTCATGATCCTGGCGATGAACTTCACCGGTGTCGTGCCCTTCGTCAACATCGCCGGCACCTCCGTGATCGGCGTGCCGCTGCTGCTCGCTGCCATCGCCTACTTCACCTGGATCATCGCCGGATTGAGGAAGCACCCCGGAAAGTTCCTGCGCAACGCGCTGTTCCCACCCGGCGTGCCGTGGCCGCTGTACATCATCGTGACTCCGATCGAGCTGATCTCGACCTTCATCGTTCGACCGGTCACCCACACCCTGCGACTCCTGATGAACATGATCGTCGGCCATCTGCTGCTCGTCCTGTTCTTCCTCGCCACCTCGTTCTTCTTCTTCGAGGCGAACGGTTTGTACAAGCTCTTCGGCATCGGGACTATCGCGTTCGGGCTGGCATTCACGGTGCTCGAACTCCTGGTCATCGTGCTGCAGGCCTACGTCTTCACCATCCTGACGGCCGTCTATCTCCAGCTCGCGCTGGCAGATGAGCACTGA
- the atpE gene encoding ATP synthase F0 subunit C yields the protein MDTTTVAALSGNIATIGYGLAAIGPAIGVGIVVGKTIESVARQPELQGRLTVLMYIGIAFTEALAFIGIATYFIFTTGQ from the coding sequence GTGGACACCACTACCGTCGCCGCACTCAGCGGAAACATCGCGACGATCGGCTATGGCCTCGCAGCAATCGGCCCGGCAATCGGAGTAGGAATCGTCGTCGGAAAGACGATCGAGTCCGTCGCGCGCCAGCCTGAGCTCCAGGGCCGCCTGACCGTGCTGATGTACATCGGTATCGCCTTCACCGAGGCGCTCGCCTTCATCGGTATCGCAACGTACTTCATCTTCACCACCGGACAGTAG
- a CDS encoding F0F1 ATP synthase subunit B, with product MKPLLLAAAAEADHNPLIPSLPDIIWSALCFIVLFIFFWKKILPNVQKTLDARAELIEGGIKKAENAQAEAAAALEKYNEQLAEARAEAAKIRDQARQDGTKILNELKEQASADAARITVNAQATIEAERQSALVSLRSEVGSLAIDLASGVIGQSLSDDKNAANLVDQFLADLEKSEAAAKPESVN from the coding sequence ATGAAACCCCTTCTTCTCGCGGCGGCTGCGGAGGCGGATCACAATCCGCTCATCCCGAGTCTTCCGGACATCATCTGGTCGGCACTCTGCTTCATCGTGCTGTTCATCTTCTTCTGGAAGAAGATCCTGCCGAACGTGCAGAAGACCCTCGATGCACGTGCCGAGCTCATCGAAGGCGGCATCAAGAAGGCCGAGAACGCCCAGGCCGAAGCGGCAGCAGCTCTCGAGAAGTACAACGAGCAGCTGGCCGAGGCCCGCGCCGAGGCCGCGAAGATCCGCGACCAGGCCCGTCAGGATGGCACCAAGATCCTGAACGAGCTCAAGGAGCAGGCATCCGCGGATGCCGCCCGCATCACGGTCAACGCGCAGGCGACGATCGAAGCGGAGCGCCAGTCTGCGCTCGTCTCCCTCCGCTCCGAGGTCGGATCGCTCGCGATCGACCTCGCCTCCGGCGTCATCGGGCAGAGCCTGTCGGATGACAAGAACGCGGCGAACCTGGTCGACCAGTTCCTCGCAGACCTCGAGAAGTCAGAAGCGGCAGCCAAGCCGGAGTCGGTGAACTGA
- a CDS encoding F0F1 ATP synthase subunit delta yields the protein MGSATREALAASRAELSSMGSADLATADELFSAGRIIGGSAQLISMLTDTATGAADKQSILAAVFGTNLSPATLRLLGTAVSHRWSDSDDLLAGIEELGLRAAAESAPTTVNIDAELFAFGTAVSSNSELELAVSSKLGTPESKVALVEALLAKKVSAQTLAIVRHLMQQPRGRRIGELLRTAASIVADQSGLAVATITSATPIRAVQLERLQKGLAVKFGRALKFNLVVDPALIGGLRVQVGDTVIDDSVASKIKDLRLQLAG from the coding sequence ATGGGATCAGCGACCAGGGAAGCTCTCGCCGCCTCACGGGCGGAACTTTCGTCCATGGGCTCGGCCGACCTGGCCACTGCCGATGAACTGTTCTCGGCCGGCCGGATCATCGGCGGCTCGGCGCAGCTCATCTCGATGCTCACGGACACCGCGACGGGTGCTGCCGACAAGCAGTCCATCCTCGCGGCAGTGTTCGGCACCAACCTCAGCCCGGCGACCCTTCGCCTGCTTGGAACGGCGGTGTCGCACCGCTGGTCCGACTCGGACGACCTGCTCGCGGGTATCGAGGAACTCGGGCTGCGCGCGGCGGCAGAGTCTGCGCCCACGACTGTCAACATCGATGCGGAGCTGTTCGCATTCGGCACGGCCGTCTCATCGAACTCCGAGCTCGAACTCGCGGTGAGCAGCAAGCTCGGCACGCCGGAGTCGAAGGTGGCACTGGTCGAGGCACTCCTCGCGAAGAAGGTCTCCGCTCAGACACTCGCTATCGTGCGCCACTTGATGCAGCAGCCCCGTGGCCGTCGTATCGGCGAGTTGCTGCGCACGGCGGCGTCCATCGTCGCTGACCAGTCCGGACTCGCGGTCGCAACCATCACCAGCGCCACACCGATTCGGGCGGTTCAGCTCGAGCGGCTTCAGAAGGGTCTCGCCGTCAAGTTCGGCCGAGCGCTCAAGTTCAACCTGGTCGTGGATCCAGCCCTCATCGGTGGGCTCCGCGTGCAGGTCGGCGACACGGTCATCGACGACAGCGTCGCATCGAAGATCAAGGACCTCCGGCTCCAGCTCGCCGGATAG